The following nucleotide sequence is from Methanobrevibacter gottschalkii DSM 11977.
ATTTAAACCATATGTTCCAAGTAAATCTGCAATAATCATTACATAAAGAAACACAAACCGGATCAATATGGAACTAACTCACATCAAACTTACTTAATCAACTTTAAGGCATCTTCCTTCATATTTTCAATCATTTCTTTTGGGAAATTTGGGTATTTTTCCAAATATTCATCATATAAATTTAATGCATCCTCATATTTCCCCATTACCTCCAATGCACCTCCATAATAAATATAATACAATTCCATTACACCCCAACCATCAAAACATGTTTTAGAAATCTCATCAAAACCCTGTAAAGAATGTTCAAAATCACCAACATGAGCTAATAAATTATATTTTATTGATTTTAAAACAATACTATCGACATTAATATTTAAAGCCAATTCAATATATTTTAATGCATCATCATACATTTCTTGATTTTCATAAACAGTAGCCATTTGTAATAATGCATCATTATCATTAGGATTTTTTTCTATTATTTTATTTAAAATATTTAATGATTCATCATACATTTCCAAAGCATCATAATAAAGACTTAAACTAAGTAATAGTTCAGGATTTTCCCCATCATCTTTTAATACATCATTAATGGAATTAAAAACTAAATCATATTCTCCCAAATACAAATAACATGAACTAATGTACCTTAAAACTATTGGATGATGGGGATCAACATCCAATACTTTTTTAAAACAATCCACTGCTTGTTCATATTCTATTAACTCCATACATGCCAATCCTTTTCTATAATAACAATGTACATCATCATGATTATTTTTAAGAATTTCACTGAAACATTCAAACGATTTCTCCTTTTCAAAAAGAAAAGCATAATAAAGCCCTTTAAATGACAAAGCCCTAGCATTATTCTTATCAAAGAACAATATTTTATCAACACATCTAATTGCTTTTTTATTTAAATGATTATGACCATATTCCATCGATTTATCAATATAATAATTAACTATCCT
It contains:
- a CDS encoding tetratricopeptide repeat protein; this encodes MFKDRIVNYYIDKSMEYGHNHLNKKAIRCVDKILFFDKNNARALSFKGLYYAFLFEKEKSFECFSEILKNNHDDVHCYYRKGLACMELIEYEQAVDCFKKVLDVDPHHPIVLRYISSCYLYLGEYDLVFNSINDVLKDDGENPELLLSLSLYYDALEMYDESLNILNKIIEKNPNDNDALLQMATVYENQEMYDDALKYIELALNINVDSIVLKSIKYNLLAHVGDFEHSLQGFDEISKTCFDGWGVMELYYIYYGGALEVMGKYEDALNLYDEYLEKYPNFPKEMIENMKEDALKLIK